gtttagaagaatgagagagaatttAGTTGAGAAAATACAATTATGACAGGTTGGCGAGACTAGAAGAAGTAATAACGCTTCTCTGAAATGGGGAAGACCAAAACaaagggtcacagtctcaggagaTGGGATTGGTTATTTTGGGCTGAGCGTGGAGAAATCTCTTCATTCAGAGGTtcgtgaacctgtggaattcacaaccACAGAAAGCTGTAGAGATACGTCACCtcacatatttaagaaagaaataggtaGATTTCTAGAAGCTAAAGGTGAATAGATGAATGGGGAGACAGAGAACATGGCAGATAGAGATAGAAGAAGTttgtactcaatgggctgaatgtcctaattttgctcctattttcaatatttctatatttctattcAATGAGGAGATGGTAAATGATGCTTCCCTCATGAAGCCATCAGTTGTGTGTGTCCTGCTATCAAAGTTCTTATCGCAGAAACGtattttctatgattctagaaAATTCTATAATTTAGGAAACAGCTAATGTCCATTAGACATCATTCAGCAATCCACGAACAACAACTGAAAAACTGAAAAGCCTAACAGCAAATGATTTTCAGGGCTTCCTTTGTTGGATATTCAGTCAATCACAATCTTCAGACTATATTGCAATGTAGCTGGGATATCTGATGTTGTATCCATTAAGCTCAGTGCCGAGAGTTTGATACAGAATAGCAGCAATAATGTGGATTCAGATCCTGCTCCTTTTGAGTAAGTTATTATGACTGATCTCTTCAGCCTGGGACAAACTATGAATCAGTTAATGCGGGTGCTCCATGAAGAGATAGTGTGTTAAATAACTGACATAAATACTCACATCTGGAAAGTCCTCAAGAGATGTTTCTGTTGACTTATTTTGTACCTGGAGTAAAACATTCAGATTTAAATATTTTATCTTCTAAACCTTGAATTTTAGAATCATTTCAAAACATAACTTCTAAACGATGCCACATTTCAAATGAGTAAGTGGCAGTCCTTGCAAATTTTGGAATTGGGATTCAGTGCTGGACTGAACCAAACAGCTCCTGTTCTCCAGTGCAGCAAGAATTGACCCTGCTCTGGAACGTTCAGGCTTTGGTGTTGTTAGTTAAACTCGTCAAGTGTGAGATATGCCATTGAATCTGCAGTGCCCACTCTGCACAATATCCGTTACAAAGGAAGTGCTAGTAATTATAGACTACTATTATTGAGAATGTAAGAAAGGCCATTCTCCTGATGCCGGCATTTATGCCTGATCAGACCTGTGGATATTCTACTGGCTTTACCTTCACTGAAGGCAAGACACCTTGAGTGTATGTGAGTTTAAACATCAGACTCCCCACCCGCAGTTTTTTCAGGCTGAAATAAATAATCATTTCACACTTCATTCTGAAGCATTTGGATTCTGGATTCTACTCATTTTTGTAGATAATTTGGATCAGGAGGAAAGTAATCTTTCAGAATTCCCAGTTTCTACTTACATTGGATGATTCTTTGATTCCTTTCTCCTTTGATTTGGTTTTGAGCTGGAATAAAATATTAACATATCTATATTTAATACAGAAGACCAATGAGGAATCTGGTAAACTATCTGAAATGTAATATCTTCCAGTATCTTGTTGTATATAATTTTGAGGTTACCTCGACACTGTTTTCACTTGACTCAAATGATCCACTTTTACCGTTGATTGTCTTCAGCCCTCTGCACTCCACATCAACTTCTATAACCTCATCAGCATAATATTCAACGTGGCTTTTGCAAAAGCCTTTCTCCTGTCAAAACGGATTTGATTAAAATTACACTCAGTACTTGCATGCTATAAAGCAGTACACGGTGCACTTTCTATCATATATCGCAATTTGAGCAGCTCTATCTATGTTATATAATCCAGTGCACATGGTTTTTCTGAGATGTAACTCGGCATACAGGGCCCTTCTTGTGATACACATCTGCTGATATGAGTGTGACAATATAACTCAGAACTTACTGCAGACTTTTTGGTTCGGAAGCGACAGCTGCGATCATCAAATTCCAGTCCAGAATTCTTGGAGCAGACTGTTTCTTTCACAGAGAATGTTAAATCCACATTGTACGACAATTTTCCTGTGCGATGAATCTAATGAGAGGGAAACAGTTCATTAGTAACATAGATAcacaagcaggaggctggaaaaatacagcaagctaggcagcatctggaagaggaggaatactgcatccagttctggtcgccctattataggaaagatgtggatgctttggagagggttcagaggaggtttaccagaatgctgcctggactggcgggtttatcttatgaagagaggttgactgagctcggacttttttcattggagaaaaggaggaggagaggagacctaattgaggtatacaagataatgagaggcatagatagagttgatagccagagactattttccagggcagaaaaggctaacacgaggggtcatagttttaagctggttggaggaaagtatagagaggatgtcagaggtgggttctttac
The window above is part of the Stegostoma tigrinum isolate sSteTig4 chromosome 7, sSteTig4.hap1, whole genome shotgun sequence genome. Proteins encoded here:
- the LOC125454501 gene encoding secreted phosphoprotein 24-like, translated to MKAFLLTIAAVQILHCSGIPSPKDALRASVLKLNQITETSNLCRITRRSVKDIHRTGKLSYNVDLTFSVKETVCSKNSGLEFDDRSCRFRTKKSAEKGFCKSHVEYYADEVIEVDVECRGLKTINGKSGSFESSENSVELKTKSKEKGIKESSNVQNKSTETSLEDFPDVESKSTETSLEDSLNVDSKSTETSFNVASNEHYDDSRGQH